A region from the Cyprinus carpio isolate SPL01 chromosome A8, ASM1834038v1, whole genome shotgun sequence genome encodes:
- the LOC109068704 gene encoding rho-related BTB domain-containing protein 2-like, producing MHFFCRFPMSAEPMQHFPVMRHHFMDSDMDYERPNVETIKCVVVGDNAVGKTRLICARACNATLTQYQLLATHVPTVWAIDQYRVCQEVLERSRDVVDDVSVSLRLWDTFGDHHKDRRFAYGRSDVVVLCFSIANPNSLHHVRTMWYPEIKHFCPRAPVILVGCQLDLRYADLEAVNRARRPLARPIKSNEILAPEKGHEVAKDLGVPYYETSIVAQFGVKDVFDNAIRAALISRRHLQFWKSHLRNVQRPLLQAPFLPPKPPPPIITVPAPPSNIEEHPSRLLEDPLCADVILVLQECQRIFAHRIYLATSSSKFYDLFLTEPRGPEETERERERPRGPPLSGRDLLMRAASFDVCESSDDGDRANLRACTSDGTLKSEGDRRGRLLPALSRAFISIQEEMVDDPVTINLRKMTVVHMDPSMQPGPFRSVLRYLYTGKLDEREKELMQVAHIAELLEVFDLRMMVANILNDEAFMNQEITKAFYVRRTNRVKECLTKGTFSDVVFRLDDGTIMAHKPLLISSCDWMAAMFGGPFVESCTKEVLFPNTTRSCMRAVLEYLYTGCFCSRPDLDAMELIVLANRLCLPHLVALTELYTVKVLTEAAMMGADIDGDVLLYLDMAQFHCSHQLTDCWLNHVCFIYICVCRKFPRDMKAKSTGNLEHFEKHRWPPVWYLKEEDHYQRARKEREKEDYLYQKRQCKRKWLFWNLPSSPSSNSPSSPGSSAVI from the exons gcaTCATTTTATGGATTCTGACATGGATTATGAGAGGCCAAATGTCGAGACTATCAAGTGTGTGGTGGTTGGAGACAACGCAGTTGGAAAGACCCGTCTTATCTGTGCCCGGGCCTGTAATGCAACACTAACACAGTACCAGCTACTTGCCACACATGTGCCCACTGTCTGGGCAATAGATCAGTACAGAGTCTGCCAGGAG GTTCTAGAAAGGTCCAGAGATGTGGTGGATGATGTCAGCGTGTCCTTGCGTCTCTGGGACACTTTTGGTGACCATCACAAGGACCGCAGATTTGCGTATGGCAG GTCTGATGTGGTGGTGTTGTGTTTCTCCATTGCAAACCCGAACTCACTCCACCATGTGAGGACAATGTGGTACCCTGAGATCAAGCATTTCTGTCCCAGAGCTCCTGTTATCCTAGTGGGCTGCCAGCTAGACCTGCGGTACGCTGACCTGGAGGCAGTGAACAGAGCTCGCCGGCCACTGGCCAG accCATTAAATCCAATGAGATATTGGCGCCAGAGAAAGGCCACGAGGTGGCTAAAGATCTAGGTGTCCCTTATTATGAGACCAGCATAGTTGCTCAGTTTGGGGTTAAGGATGTTTTTGACAATGCTATCCGTGCAGCCCTCATTTCTCGTCGTCATCTGCAGTTCTGGAAGTCGCATTTACGAAATGTTCAAAGGCCACTTCTCCAAGCCCCCTTTCTTCCCCCTAAGCCCCCTCCACCCATTATCACCGTTCCCGCCCCTCCCAGTAACATAGAAGAGCACCCTAGCCGTCTGTTGGAGGACCCACTCTGCGCCGACGTCATCTTAGTCCTCCAGGAATGCCAAAGGATCTTTGCTCACCGCATCTACCTTGCTACATCTTCCTCCAAGTTCTACGACCTCTTCTTGACTGAACCTCGGGGTCCTGAGGAGACCGAACGGGAGAGAGAACGACCCCGAGGGCCACCGCTTTCTGGCCGTGATTTGCTGATGCGCGCAGCTAGTTTTGACGTTTGTGAAAGTAGCGACGACGGAGATAGAGCAAACTTGCGTGCCTGTACCAGTGATGGAACTCTAAAAAGTGAAGGAGATCGTCGCGGTCGTCTGCTCCCTGCCTTGAGTCGTGCTTTTATTAGCATCCAAGAAGAAATGGTGGATGACCCTGTCACCATCAACCTTAGAAAAATGACTGTTGTGCACATGGACCCTTCAATGCAGCCCGGTCCATTCCGGTCTGTGTTGCGGTACCTGTATACAGGTAAACTAGATGAGCGGGAGAAGGAGCTAATGCAGGTGGCCCACATCGCAGAGCTGCTGGAAGTGTTTGACCTGCGTATGATGGTGGCTAACATCCTGAACGATGAGGCCTTCATGAATCAGGAGATCACCAAGGCCTTTTACGTGAGACGCACCAATCGAGTGAAAGAATGTTTGACCAAAGGGACCTTCTCTG ATGTGGTGTTCAGGTTGGATGATGGCACCATCATGGCCCATAAACCACTGCTTATCTCAAGCTGTGATTGGATGGCAGCCATGTTTGGTGGACCGTTTGTGGAGAGTTGTACAAAAGAG gtgctgtttccaaacactACGCGAAGCTGCATGCGTGCTGTGCTGGAGTATCTCTATACTGGCTGCTTCTGCTCTCGCCCAGACCTGGATGCCATGGAACTCATTGTACTTGCAAACCGTCTCTGTCTGCCTCACCTGGTAGCGCTGACAG AGCTGTACACTGTGAAGGTCCTGACAGAAGCTGCCATGATGGGAGCTGATATAGATGGAGATGTTCTGCTCTATCTGGACATGGCCCAG TTCCACTGTTCTCATCA gCTGACTGATTGTTGGCTTAATCATGTTTGTTTCATCTACATCTGTGTCTGTCGCAAATTCCCTCGTGACATGAAGGCCAAATCTACAG GAAACCTGGAGCACTTTGAGAAGCATCGTTGGCCTCCGGTGTGGTATCTGAAGGAAGAAGATCACTACCAGCGGGCGCGCAAGGAGCGTGAGAAGGAAGATTACCTGTACCAAAAGCGTCAGTGTAAACGCAAGTGGCTCTTCTGGAATCTACCGTCTTCACCTTCCTCCAATTCTCCGTCTTCTCCTGGTTCCTCTGCAGTCATCTGA